From a single Acidimicrobiales bacterium genomic region:
- a CDS encoding Rieske 2Fe-2S domain-containing protein: protein MGIVIAVILLIVLSVVVLVGASKRRDRSAAGLSREARRRDAANPALSDGAATVQTGREVEAAAVTARAGTAVVPVPSAPPEPFVAPDPVAVGVSRRQFFNRSLVGMMGFGLSGFGGASIAFLWPQGVSGFGAKLKVGNLVELLADIESNNGFLYKPEGRMWLTAYPNGSVEKARAMYSAPELAGMTAGVEGGFDSGIVALYQKCPHLGCRVPNCVSSQWFECPCHGSKYNQVGEKRGGPAPRGMDRFAMSVTDGVLTVDTGTIIQGPPIGTNTTGQEAEGPNCIGQAADH from the coding sequence GTGGGCATCGTGATCGCGGTCATCCTCCTGATCGTCCTCTCCGTGGTCGTGCTGGTCGGCGCCTCGAAGCGGCGTGATCGCAGCGCGGCCGGCCTGTCGCGCGAGGCCCGTCGACGCGACGCCGCCAACCCGGCACTCTCCGACGGAGCCGCCACGGTCCAGACCGGCCGTGAGGTCGAGGCGGCCGCGGTGACCGCCCGGGCCGGCACCGCCGTGGTGCCCGTACCGTCGGCACCTCCGGAGCCGTTCGTCGCCCCCGACCCGGTGGCCGTGGGCGTCAGCCGCCGCCAGTTCTTCAATCGCAGCCTCGTCGGCATGATGGGCTTCGGCCTCTCGGGCTTCGGCGGGGCCAGCATCGCCTTCCTCTGGCCCCAGGGGGTCAGCGGATTCGGCGCCAAGCTCAAGGTCGGCAACCTCGTCGAGTTGCTGGCCGACATCGAGTCGAACAACGGCTTCCTCTACAAGCCCGAAGGCCGCATGTGGCTCACCGCCTACCCGAACGGGTCGGTTGAGAAGGCCCGGGCCATGTACTCAGCACCCGAACTGGCCGGCATGACGGCGGGGGTCGAGGGCGGCTTCGACTCGGGCATCGTCGCCCTCTACCAGAAGTGTCCCCACCTCGGCTGCCGGGTTCCGAACTGCGTGTCCTCGCAGTGGTTCGAATGCCCGTGCCACGGCTCGAAGTACAACCAGGTCGGCGAGAAGCGTGGTGGCCCGGCCCCCCGGGGGATGGACCGCTTCGCCATGTCGGTCACCGACGGCGTGCTGACCGTGGACACCGGGACCATCATCCAGGGTCCGCCGATCGGTACGAACACCACCGGCCAGGAGGCCGAGGGTCCGAACTGCATCGGCCAGGCCGCCGACCACTAG
- a CDS encoding c-type cytochrome yields MTALILASTQRTVGWVIASIVLVGMGTYILFSFRIGKREVGSEIELAPNRIAHADDDELETSFLDRNLAWSLVTLTIVSLILPLYWLMEPARQDNAAYDWVKRFEKRGAKNFEEACVGCHGPGGVGGVASYTITDADGGFVAQVEWKAPALTTVLSRFDESEVGKILDYGRPGTPMPAWGLPGGGPLTEQQIHQLIVYLRSIQLSPDEVADEVLSGLRAGARGIVRANDPGLTDSAEVDAAIDAWLAGAADPASADYRTYGGLLFNNPAAQGANSCARCHTPGFSYGASGDEATAELMAEWPRLAEAGVLTGYQPGAGHVGPSLRGIETHFPTSRGHEGFVGSGSEIGSGFGNSRSGTGGMPGFGGRTDELDVIGTVVWSRILTPEQIVAIVAYERSL; encoded by the coding sequence ATGACCGCTCTCATCCTCGCAAGCACCCAACGGACCGTGGGCTGGGTCATCGCGTCCATAGTCCTGGTGGGCATGGGTACCTACATCCTGTTCAGCTTCCGCATCGGGAAGCGGGAGGTGGGTTCCGAGATTGAACTGGCACCCAATCGCATCGCCCACGCCGACGACGACGAGTTGGAGACCAGCTTCCTGGACCGGAACCTGGCCTGGTCGCTGGTGACCCTGACCATCGTCTCGCTGATCCTTCCGCTCTACTGGCTGATGGAGCCCGCCCGCCAGGACAACGCCGCCTACGACTGGGTGAAGCGCTTCGAGAAGCGCGGGGCGAAGAACTTCGAGGAGGCCTGCGTCGGCTGCCACGGCCCTGGTGGCGTGGGAGGCGTGGCGTCGTACACGATCACGGATGCCGACGGTGGCTTCGTCGCCCAGGTGGAGTGGAAGGCGCCGGCTCTGACCACCGTGCTGAGCCGCTTCGACGAGTCCGAGGTGGGGAAAATCCTCGACTACGGCCGCCCCGGTACGCCGATGCCGGCATGGGGCCTGCCCGGTGGTGGACCGTTGACGGAGCAGCAGATCCACCAGCTCATCGTGTACCTCCGCTCCATCCAGCTCAGCCCCGACGAGGTGGCGGACGAGGTGCTCAGCGGCCTGCGAGCCGGTGCCAGGGGCATCGTCAGGGCGAACGACCCCGGGCTGACCGACAGCGCCGAGGTGGACGCTGCGATCGATGCCTGGCTGGCCGGCGCCGCCGATCCCGCCAGCGCCGACTACCGGACCTACGGCGGACTCCTCTTCAACAACCCGGCGGCGCAGGGCGCCAACTCCTGCGCCCGCTGCCACACCCCGGGATTCTCGTACGGAGCCTCCGGCGACGAGGCCACGGCCGAGCTGATGGCCGAGTGGCCCCGTCTGGCCGAGGCCGGCGTCCTCACCGGCTACCAGCCGGGAGCGGGCCACGTGGGCCCGAGCCTCCGGGGCATCGAGACGCACTTCCCGACGTCCAGAGGCCACGAGGGCTTCGTGGGGAGTGGTTCGGAGATCGGCAGCGGCTTTGGCAACTCCCGCTCCGGCACGGGAGGCATGCCGGGCTTCGGAGGGCGCACCGACGAGCTGGACGTGATCGGAACCGTGGTATGGAGCCGGATCCTCACCCCTGAACAGATCGTCGCCATCGTGGCGTACGAGAGGAGCCTCTGA
- a CDS encoding NADH-quinone oxidoreductase subunit A, producing the protein MPAKFGVPDVLGQYLPIVLLLFLTVLFAAVSFVVSRLLAPRSPNDRKAAPYECGIIPGRETPERFPVRFFLVAMIFIVFDIEIIFFYPWAIAHRGIGLYGLVAVLIFSAAVFESFVYLIGNGALEWGPVRRLRTGDAVSANRTASSTIRRVGVREVGLEGRRVGGSRGEAA; encoded by the coding sequence TTGCCTGCGAAGTTCGGGGTACCTGACGTGCTCGGCCAGTACCTACCCATCGTCCTCCTGCTGTTCCTCACCGTCCTCTTCGCTGCTGTCAGCTTCGTGGTGTCGCGCCTGCTGGCGCCACGGAGTCCCAACGACCGCAAGGCCGCCCCCTACGAGTGCGGGATCATTCCCGGCCGGGAGACGCCCGAGCGCTTCCCCGTGCGCTTCTTTCTCGTCGCGATGATCTTCATCGTCTTCGATATCGAGATCATCTTCTTCTACCCGTGGGCCATCGCCCACCGGGGCATCGGCCTCTACGGGCTGGTCGCCGTGCTGATCTTCTCGGCAGCGGTCTTCGAGTCATTCGTGTACCTGATCGGCAACGGTGCGCTCGAATGGGGCCCGGTGAGGCGGCTCCGCACCGGCGACGCCGTGTCGGCCAACCGGACCGCCAGCAGCACGATCCGTCGAGTTGGCGTACGTGAGGTGGGCCTGGAGGGTCGTCGGGTGGGCGGCAGCAGGGGAGAGGCAGCCTGA
- a CDS encoding NADH-quinone oxidoreductase subunit B has protein sequence MSDGLEGLEHNFVTARIEDLVKWSRARSCWPATFGLACCALEMMATGAAHYDLARYGMEVFRASPRQADLMIVAGRVSQKMAPILRQIYDQMMEPKWVISMGVCASTGGMFNNYAIVQGVDQVVPVDVYAPGCPPGPETLMHAILTLHDNIQNGELTRRRQAFDGGAAIAVGEKGAPTDQPVELDAR, from the coding sequence ATGAGCGACGGCCTCGAAGGGTTGGAGCACAACTTCGTGACGGCCCGGATCGAGGACCTGGTGAAGTGGTCGCGGGCCCGCAGTTGCTGGCCGGCCACGTTCGGCCTGGCCTGCTGCGCCCTCGAGATGATGGCGACCGGAGCGGCCCACTACGACCTCGCCCGCTACGGCATGGAGGTCTTCCGTGCCTCGCCCCGCCAGGCCGACCTGATGATCGTCGCTGGCCGGGTCTCCCAGAAGATGGCTCCGATCCTGCGCCAGATCTACGACCAGATGATGGAGCCCAAGTGGGTCATCTCCATGGGCGTCTGCGCATCCACCGGCGGCATGTTCAACAACTACGCCATCGTGCAGGGTGTCGACCAGGTAGTGCCGGTGGACGTCTACGCGCCCGGCTGTCCGCCCGGCCCGGAGACGTTGATGCACGCGATCCTGACCCTGCACGACAACATCCAGAACGGTGAGCTGACCCGCCGCCGTCAGGCCTTTGACGGGGGCGCGGCGATAGCGGTGGGCGAAAAGGGCGCTCCGACCGACCAGCCGGTGGAGCTGGACGCCCGATGA
- a CDS encoding NADH-quinone oxidoreductase subunit C, producing MSGPTMAGADVADTVGTEDVAVTPVGPTAWGVPVTEAFGQTVLHPPVDRWLETVAACRDDGYVMAIDVTAVDYSAHPGRTDLPESVEPERFEVVAMLISHATGERVRLRTQVPESDPVVPSLFDLFPGTEAMEREAWDLVGVAFSGHPDPTRILMPEDWEGHPLRRDVAIGRIPVQFREAPPAR from the coding sequence ATGAGCGGCCCGACCATGGCCGGAGCGGACGTGGCCGACACCGTCGGTACGGAGGACGTCGCCGTGACACCGGTCGGTCCGACCGCCTGGGGGGTTCCGGTGACCGAGGCATTCGGCCAGACCGTCCTGCACCCGCCGGTCGACCGCTGGCTGGAGACGGTGGCCGCCTGTCGCGACGACGGCTACGTCATGGCCATCGACGTGACCGCCGTGGACTATTCGGCCCACCCGGGCCGTACCGACCTCCCCGAGAGCGTGGAGCCCGAACGGTTCGAGGTGGTTGCCATGCTCATCTCGCACGCCACCGGAGAACGGGTACGGCTGCGGACCCAGGTGCCAGAGTCCGATCCCGTCGTGCCTTCGCTGTTCGATCTGTTCCCTGGGACCGAGGCCATGGAACGCGAGGCGTGGGACCTGGTCGGCGTGGCCTTCAGCGGCCACCCCGACCCCACGAGGATCCTCATGCCAGAGGACTGGGAGGGCCATCCCCTGCGTCGTGACGTGGCCATCGGTCGGATCCCGGTCCAGTTCAGGGAAGCCCCGCCCGCACGATGA
- a CDS encoding NADH-quinone oxidoreductase subunit D has translation MAKQATDAVDDGPADDGGGNLGSAERVHRRDDSSAVLRLSEAEAAVLVGDPDDPPTGDVADQRMILNMGPAHPSTHGVLRLMLEMEGETILRSKPVIGYLHTGMEKTAEDLTYLQGPTNVTRMDYAAPLFSELAFCMAVEQLLDLEVPPRATWIRMLMCELNRVSSHLLFQATNGMDLGAVSMMIYGWREREEVLRFFENVTGLRMNHNYIRPGGVAADLPDGWQADVERLLELIPPRLDEYDTLLTGQPIFRGRLQGVGVLTPAEALALSATGPILRSTGYAWDLRRDQPYLAYEEVDFDVIVGTHGDSFDRYAIRLNEIRESLRIVEQILDLMPAGDYRVQDKKVTPPPRARIDESMEALIHHFKIFTEGFHVPEGETYAAVESPRGELGCYLVSDGGPKPYRMHIRGPSFVNLQTLPHLMEGGLIADGVAVISSVDPIMGEVDR, from the coding sequence ATGGCCAAGCAGGCGACCGACGCCGTCGACGACGGACCGGCGGATGACGGGGGCGGGAACCTCGGCTCGGCCGAGCGCGTGCACCGCCGCGACGACAGCAGCGCCGTGCTCCGCCTGAGCGAGGCCGAGGCAGCCGTGCTGGTCGGCGATCCCGACGATCCGCCGACCGGTGACGTCGCCGACCAGCGGATGATCCTCAACATGGGTCCCGCTCACCCGTCCACGCACGGGGTGCTCCGGCTCATGCTGGAGATGGAGGGCGAGACGATCCTGCGGTCCAAGCCGGTCATCGGCTACCTCCACACAGGCATGGAGAAGACGGCCGAGGACCTCACCTACCTCCAGGGACCCACCAACGTCACCCGCATGGACTACGCGGCGCCGCTCTTCTCGGAGCTGGCCTTCTGCATGGCCGTCGAACAGCTCCTGGACCTCGAGGTGCCGCCCAGGGCCACCTGGATCCGGATGCTCATGTGCGAGTTGAACCGTGTCTCCTCCCACCTGCTGTTCCAGGCCACCAACGGCATGGACCTGGGCGCCGTGTCCATGATGATCTACGGCTGGCGGGAACGCGAGGAGGTGCTGCGCTTCTTCGAGAACGTGACCGGCCTTCGGATGAACCACAACTACATCCGACCGGGTGGCGTGGCCGCCGATCTCCCGGACGGTTGGCAGGCCGACGTGGAGCGCCTGCTGGAGCTGATCCCGCCCCGCCTCGACGAGTACGACACGCTGCTGACCGGCCAGCCCATCTTCCGGGGCCGCCTGCAGGGCGTAGGTGTGCTGACCCCGGCCGAGGCCCTGGCCCTGTCGGCCACCGGACCCATCCTGCGGTCCACCGGCTACGCCTGGGACCTGCGACGCGACCAGCCCTACCTGGCCTACGAGGAGGTCGACTTCGACGTCATCGTGGGGACCCACGGCGACTCCTTCGACCGCTACGCCATCCGCCTCAACGAGATCCGGGAATCGCTGCGGATCGTCGAGCAGATTCTGGACCTCATGCCCGCCGGGGACTACCGGGTGCAGGACAAGAAGGTCACCCCGCCGCCCCGGGCCCGCATCGACGAGTCGATGGAGGCCCTCATCCACCACTTCAAGATCTTCACCGAGGGCTTCCACGTACCCGAGGGCGAGACGTATGCCGCCGTGGAGTCGCCGCGGGGCGAGCTGGGCTGCTACCTGGTGTCGGACGGTGGCCCCAAGCCCTACCGCATGCACATACGCGGCCCCAGCTTCGTGAACCTCCAGACCCTTCCCCACCTGATGGAGGGTGGCCTGATCGCCGACGGCGTGGCCGTCATCTCCTCGGTGGATCCAATCATGGGCGAGGTCGACCGGTGA
- a CDS encoding NAD(P)H-dependent oxidoreductase subunit E → MTFFDPGNERLAREVIARYPRPRSAAIPLLHLAQEQEGWVTPAAMVQIAELTGTTPAEVLGTASFYEMFKFHAVGKYVVNVCTNVSCQLLGGEELLHHAEASLGVRAGGTSDDGLFTVEDVECVAACTEAPCFTVNYRYFHRATTETFDEVVADIRAGRSPIGRGAAGDDGELPEHGILGRVRQHIPDDRRAGTTPPEQVTGPPAWLAADRAGEG, encoded by the coding sequence GTGACGTTCTTCGACCCCGGCAACGAGCGGCTGGCCCGTGAGGTCATCGCCCGCTACCCGCGTCCCCGGTCGGCTGCCATTCCGCTGCTCCACCTGGCCCAGGAGCAGGAGGGGTGGGTCACCCCGGCGGCGATGGTCCAGATAGCGGAGCTGACCGGGACCACGCCTGCCGAGGTGCTCGGTACGGCCAGCTTCTACGAGATGTTCAAGTTCCACGCGGTGGGGAAGTACGTCGTCAACGTCTGCACCAACGTGTCCTGCCAGCTCCTGGGCGGCGAGGAGCTGCTCCACCACGCCGAGGCCAGCCTCGGCGTGAGGGCCGGTGGGACCAGCGATGACGGCCTCTTCACCGTGGAGGACGTGGAGTGCGTGGCTGCTTGCACGGAGGCACCGTGCTTCACCGTGAACTACCGGTATTTCCACCGGGCCACGACCGAGACCTTCGACGAGGTGGTGGCCGACATCAGGGCCGGCCGCAGCCCCATCGGTCGGGGTGCTGCCGGCGATGACGGGGAACTGCCGGAGCACGGCATCCTCGGGCGGGTCCGCCAGCACATACCGGACGACCGACGGGCGGGTACGACGCCTCCCGAGCAGGTGACCGGCCCCCCGGCATGGTTGGCCGCCGACCGGGCCGGGGAGGGGTGA
- the nuoF gene encoding NADH-quinone oxidoreductase subunit NuoF, with protein MGSSYVTHAAGYVDYGGPKLVTSRFGFEDSHTLARFEATGGYVGLRAALDMRPPEVHGEVRDATLLGRGGAGFPAGVKWGFCPEGVWPRYLVVNGDESEPGTYKDRLLMERDPHQLIEGCLIACYALGLSQCFLYVRGEMALAQERIAIALNAAYAAGYVGRDILGTDFSVDIVLHWGAGAYIVGEETALIESLEGNRGMPRLKPPYFPAAIGLYGMPTIVNNVETLANLPWILEHGAAAYRRHGSETSPGTRMFAVSGHVNRPGVYEVEQGVTTFRDLFYGDDYCQGIREGHELKMFIPGGGSAPWFFQEHLDVALEATEISAAGSMLGSGAIIVMDDSTDAVKACHRLVRFFARESCGKCSPCREGTGWEEKILQRILDGHGRPSDIDLLLDVGDNISPGPYPVAAYDAEGLAAVPFPPQQTTICPLGPSSVAPIVSTIRRFRHEFEARITRGDGIPVAAAPANGGGAEA; from the coding sequence ATGGGGTCCTCCTACGTCACCCACGCCGCGGGCTACGTCGACTACGGCGGGCCGAAGCTGGTCACCTCGCGCTTCGGCTTCGAGGACTCCCACACCCTCGCTCGTTTCGAGGCCACTGGCGGCTACGTCGGGCTGAGGGCCGCGCTGGACATGCGACCCCCAGAGGTTCATGGCGAGGTCCGCGACGCCACCCTGCTGGGTCGTGGTGGCGCCGGCTTCCCGGCCGGCGTCAAGTGGGGGTTCTGTCCCGAGGGCGTCTGGCCGCGGTACCTGGTGGTCAACGGCGACGAGAGCGAGCCCGGCACCTACAAGGACCGGCTCCTCATGGAACGCGACCCCCACCAGCTCATCGAGGGCTGCCTGATCGCCTGCTACGCGCTCGGCCTGTCGCAGTGCTTCCTGTACGTGCGTGGCGAGATGGCCCTGGCACAGGAGAGGATCGCCATCGCCCTGAACGCCGCCTATGCCGCCGGCTACGTGGGCCGCGACATCCTGGGAACCGACTTCTCGGTGGACATCGTCCTGCACTGGGGGGCAGGCGCCTACATCGTCGGCGAGGAGACGGCCCTCATCGAGAGCCTCGAGGGCAACCGGGGAATGCCCCGCCTGAAGCCGCCCTACTTCCCGGCGGCGATCGGCCTGTACGGAATGCCGACCATCGTCAACAACGTCGAGACGCTGGCCAACCTGCCGTGGATCCTCGAGCACGGTGCCGCGGCCTATCGCCGGCACGGGTCCGAGACCTCTCCGGGGACCCGGATGTTCGCCGTGTCGGGCCACGTGAATCGGCCGGGCGTCTACGAGGTGGAACAGGGTGTCACCACGTTCCGCGACCTCTTCTATGGCGACGACTACTGCCAGGGCATCCGCGAGGGCCACGAGCTCAAGATGTTCATCCCCGGTGGCGGTTCCGCCCCGTGGTTCTTCCAGGAGCACCTGGACGTGGCGCTGGAGGCGACCGAGATCAGTGCCGCCGGATCGATGCTGGGCTCGGGAGCCATCATCGTCATGGACGACAGCACCGACGCCGTGAAGGCTTGCCACCGCCTCGTCCGGTTCTTCGCCAGGGAGTCCTGTGGCAAGTGCTCGCCGTGCCGCGAGGGCACGGGCTGGGAGGAGAAGATCCTCCAGCGGATCCTGGACGGCCACGGCCGCCCGTCGGACATCGACCTGCTGCTGGACGTGGGCGACAACATCAGCCCCGGGCCGTACCCGGTGGCGGCGTACGACGCCGAGGGCCTGGCGGCCGTGCCGTTCCCGCCCCAGCAGACCACCATCTGCCCGCTGGGCCCTTCGTCGGTGGCGCCGATCGTCTCGACGATCCGGAGGTTCCGCCACGAGTTTGAGGCCAGGATCACCAGGGGCGACGGCATCCCTGTTGCCGCCGCGCCGGCCAACGGCGGGGGGGCGGAGGCGTGA
- the nuoG gene encoding NADH-quinone oxidoreductase subunit NuoG, translating to MSPQSNGDQVSIMVDGETIIAHPGELLIDACERAGTYIPRFCHHTRMRPVGMCRMCLVDVDTGRGPALQASCMLECSPGMVVDTESERTRKAQDGVLEFLLINHPLDCPVCDKGGECPLQDQTMAFGPGESRFVEEKRHFEKPIRVNDNVYLDRERCILCDRCTRFADEVAGDQLIHFMSRGGQTQVNTFPEMPFSSYFSGNTVQVCPVGALTAVPYRFKARPWDLEEVESTSTLDSVGSRISVQSSRDRVLRFQGVDADAVNWGWLSDKERFVFEAYDHEDRLSTPLLRGDALGNRSRDGRDLVAATWSEALTLAADALGAAPADRIAVVGGARFTNESQYAWAKLAKGVLGTDHVDAQLGDGLPADVILGLPRTTIDRACTPGGTIVLLGPDPKEELGALYLRLRHAVVHDDATLIELTPRRTGLTDHAAHSLRVLPGGAADVVAAMFGTGSPSARGGKSAEALATAGAMLTAATGPVTVLLGRPSLAEAAGPVVDAALALHDHLPDARFLSLLRRGNVHGAMDMGLAPGLLPGRATLAAADRFVHAWPGVPADRGRDTLATLQAAADGEVDVLVLLGADVLADVPDSDLARRALDGAGTVVAVDLFATATVARADVVLPAAGPTEVDGTFTNLEGRVSRVVRKVTSPGTSRPDWMIAVDLADRLGVDLGITSVDDVWAELAGVSAVHAHISSEVLAAGSTEGVLVTGGLDLVRPVVTAVPTRGPSALRLVATRAMYDTGVLVAHSPSLSGLAPGTRAALGPTDMAHCGVVDGQEVDIVGPKGTLRIPVVADPGVAPGAVHLFVNQSGIDVSGLVDAGSPVTDVRVVGR from the coding sequence GTGAGCCCGCAGTCGAACGGGGACCAGGTGTCGATCATGGTCGACGGCGAGACGATCATCGCCCACCCGGGGGAACTTCTCATAGACGCGTGCGAGCGCGCCGGCACCTACATACCGCGCTTCTGTCACCACACCCGGATGAGGCCCGTGGGTATGTGCCGCATGTGCCTGGTCGACGTCGACACCGGCCGGGGTCCAGCGCTCCAGGCGTCGTGCATGCTGGAGTGCTCGCCCGGCATGGTCGTCGACACCGAATCGGAGCGGACCCGCAAGGCCCAGGACGGCGTGCTGGAGTTCCTGCTCATCAACCACCCGTTGGACTGCCCGGTCTGCGACAAGGGCGGCGAGTGCCCACTCCAGGACCAGACCATGGCGTTCGGTCCCGGCGAGAGCCGGTTCGTCGAGGAGAAGCGCCACTTCGAGAAGCCCATTCGGGTGAACGACAACGTCTACCTGGACAGGGAACGGTGCATCCTGTGCGACCGTTGCACACGGTTCGCCGACGAGGTGGCAGGCGACCAGCTGATCCATTTCATGTCCAGGGGGGGCCAGACCCAGGTCAACACGTTCCCCGAGATGCCCTTCTCGTCGTACTTCAGTGGCAACACAGTCCAGGTCTGTCCGGTCGGTGCCCTCACGGCGGTGCCCTACCGGTTCAAGGCCCGCCCGTGGGACCTCGAGGAGGTGGAGTCGACCAGCACCCTGGACAGCGTCGGCAGCCGGATCTCCGTGCAGTCGTCGCGCGACCGGGTCCTGCGGTTCCAGGGCGTGGATGCCGATGCCGTCAACTGGGGCTGGCTGTCCGACAAGGAACGGTTCGTCTTCGAGGCCTACGACCACGAGGACCGCCTCTCCACGCCCCTGCTCCGGGGCGATGCCCTCGGCAACCGGAGCCGTGACGGCAGGGACCTGGTGGCCGCAACGTGGAGCGAGGCCCTCACCCTCGCCGCCGATGCCCTGGGTGCTGCGCCTGCAGACCGGATCGCCGTGGTGGGTGGCGCCCGGTTCACGAACGAGTCCCAGTACGCCTGGGCCAAGCTGGCCAAGGGCGTGCTGGGGACCGACCACGTGGACGCCCAGTTGGGCGATGGCCTGCCCGCCGACGTGATCCTCGGACTGCCCCGCACCACCATCGACCGAGCCTGCACCCCCGGTGGCACCATCGTCCTGCTCGGGCCGGATCCCAAAGAGGAGCTCGGCGCCCTCTACCTGCGCCTGCGCCACGCCGTGGTCCACGACGACGCCACTCTGATAGAGCTCACCCCCCGCCGCACCGGGCTGACGGACCACGCCGCCCACTCGCTGCGGGTGCTACCCGGCGGGGCCGCCGACGTCGTGGCGGCCATGTTCGGCACGGGATCCCCGTCCGCTCGGGGCGGCAAGTCGGCCGAGGCGCTCGCCACCGCCGGGGCGATGCTGACAGCCGCGACCGGTCCTGTGACCGTGCTGCTGGGTCGTCCTTCGCTGGCCGAGGCCGCGGGGCCGGTGGTCGACGCCGCCCTGGCCCTCCACGACCACCTGCCGGACGCCCGCTTCCTCTCGCTGCTGCGGAGGGGCAACGTGCATGGTGCCATGGACATGGGCCTGGCCCCGGGTCTGCTCCCGGGCCGGGCCACGCTGGCTGCCGCTGACCGGTTCGTGCATGCCTGGCCCGGCGTTCCCGCCGACCGGGGGCGCGACACCCTGGCGACCCTGCAGGCCGCGGCCGACGGCGAGGTCGACGTGCTGGTCCTACTGGGCGCCGACGTGCTGGCCGACGTCCCGGACAGCGACCTGGCCCGCAGGGCGCTGGACGGCGCCGGCACGGTGGTGGCCGTCGACCTCTTCGCTACGGCGACCGTGGCCCGGGCCGACGTGGTGCTGCCGGCCGCCGGACCCACCGAGGTCGATGGCACATTCACCAACCTGGAGGGTCGTGTGAGCCGGGTGGTCCGGAAGGTCACCTCGCCCGGGACGTCGCGCCCTGACTGGATGATCGCCGTGGACCTGGCCGACCGCCTCGGTGTGGACCTCGGCATCACGTCGGTCGACGACGTGTGGGCTGAGTTGGCCGGCGTTTCGGCCGTCCACGCCCACATCTCCTCCGAGGTCCTGGCAGCCGGCTCCACCGAGGGCGTCCTGGTGACCGGTGGCCTTGACCTGGTCCGACCGGTGGTCACCGCCGTTCCGACCCGCGGGCCCTCTGCACTGCGCCTGGTTGCCACCCGCGCGATGTACGACACCGGCGTGCTGGTCGCCCACAGCCCTTCGCTCTCCGGCCTGGCCCCGGGTACCAGGGCCGCGCTGGGGCCCACCGACATGGCCCACTGCGGCGTCGTCGACGGCCAGGAGGTCGACATCGTCGGCCCGAAGGGAACTCTCCGGATTCCAGTCGTCGCCGATCCCGGCGTTGCCCCCGGAGCGGTGCACCTCTTCGTGAACCAGTCGGGAATCGACGTGTCCGGTCTGGTCGACGCCGGGTCCCCGGTCACCGACGTGCGGGTGGTCGGGCGGTGA